Proteins encoded in a region of the Isosphaeraceae bacterium EP7 genome:
- a CDS encoding 4Fe-4S binding protein, which yields MELGQGILVGHWVTLRRFLLTFWRDLRTGKAIHRRGGGHMLIDLWGSPRSRADTPVVQQDFKTDGLFTVEYPDERLPVYERFRVLPVLLYDTEDGNVRCTSCNICAKVCPPQCIWMSQAKGPKGNVLPLPEEFFIDMDVCMNCGLCSEYCPFDAIKMDQNFELSNYERHQTHIYSLQDLLVSTEYYAKTHPEAWSSPEEVAERNKVAKKKDQRLQKALGATAAPAKPAPQPAKA from the coding sequence ATGGAACTCGGACAAGGGATCCTCGTCGGTCACTGGGTGACGCTCAGGCGTTTTCTGCTGACGTTCTGGCGCGACCTACGCACCGGCAAGGCCATCCATCGGCGGGGCGGCGGGCACATGCTCATCGACCTCTGGGGCTCGCCCAGGAGCCGGGCCGACACGCCCGTCGTCCAGCAAGACTTCAAAACCGACGGCCTTTTCACCGTCGAGTATCCCGACGAACGCCTGCCCGTCTACGAGCGGTTCCGCGTCCTGCCGGTCCTGCTCTACGACACCGAGGACGGCAACGTCCGCTGCACGTCCTGTAATATTTGCGCCAAGGTCTGCCCCCCCCAATGCATCTGGATGAGCCAGGCCAAGGGCCCCAAGGGAAACGTCCTGCCGCTGCCCGAAGAGTTCTTCATCGACATGGACGTCTGCATGAACTGCGGGCTCTGCTCGGAGTACTGCCCCTTCGACGCCATCAAGATGGACCAGAACTTCGAGCTGTCCAACTACGAGCGGCACCAGACGCACATCTATAGCCTGCAAGACCTGCTCGTCTCGACCGAGTATTACGCCAAGACCCACCCCGAGGCCTGGTCGAGCCCGGAGGAGGTGGCCGAGCGTAACAAGGTCGCCAAAAAGAAGGATCAGAGGCTGCAAAAGGCCCTCGGCGCGACCGCAGCGCCGGCCAAGCCCGCCCCCCAGCCGGCCAAGGCCTGA
- the nuoK gene encoding NADH-quinone oxidoreductase subunit NuoK yields MTDIPLTWFLYFAAASFGIGLFGVLVRRNAVAVLMAIEIMLNAANINLVAFWRYREPSPEDGALTGVMFAVFVVTIAAAEVSVGIGMILLAYRRWQAADVDRYNSLAG; encoded by the coding sequence ATGACCGACATCCCGCTGACTTGGTTCCTCTACTTCGCGGCCGCGTCATTCGGCATCGGCCTCTTCGGCGTCCTGGTGCGCCGCAACGCGGTGGCCGTGCTGATGGCCATCGAGATCATGCTCAACGCGGCGAACATCAACCTCGTCGCCTTCTGGCGGTATCGAGAGCCCTCGCCCGAGGACGGAGCCCTGACCGGCGTCATGTTCGCCGTCTTCGTCGTGACCATCGCCGCCGCCGAGGTCTCCGTGGGAATCGGCATGATCTTGCTGGCCTACCGCCGCTGGCAGGCCGCCGACGTCGACCGCTACAACTCGCTGGCCGGCTGA
- a CDS encoding HEPN domain-containing protein, protein MGIVNTLAKCLDSPYLFADAEAKNRIGGLLAMAGDRLEAASNLQSTGQGDPADVTFLCYEAMFSCIRALVYAKGYREAGLRCLLLACETIYVRPGLLDVEFLHAFERIQGLKASPEDSLASASALIKRTLQLLAQ, encoded by the coding sequence ATGGGCATCGTCAATACGCTGGCAAAGTGCCTCGACAGCCCATATCTGTTTGCGGACGCCGAGGCGAAAAATCGCATCGGCGGGCTGCTGGCGATGGCCGGCGATCGGCTTGAGGCGGCCTCCAATCTCCAGTCGACGGGGCAGGGCGACCCTGCCGATGTGACGTTCCTCTGCTACGAGGCGATGTTCTCCTGCATCCGGGCCCTGGTCTACGCCAAGGGTTACCGCGAGGCGGGCCTGCGCTGCCTGCTCCTCGCCTGCGAGACGATCTACGTCCGCCCCGGCCTGCTCGACGTCGAGTTTCTTCACGCGTTCGAGCGCATCCAGGGGCTGAAGGCCAGCCCCGAGGACAGCCTGGCGTCCGCCTCCGCGCTCATCAAGCGGACCTTGCAGCTGCTGGCCCAGTGA
- a CDS encoding NADH-quinone oxidoreductase subunit D has product MPANKLVAISTYLRDRNSILYDYLVSLQSVHYEDCIEVSYQLDSTTQPGNLIVLRVRTSQVEGEGEVPSVISVWRGADLQEREVYDMMGVRFAGHPELKRILMWDGYAYFPLRKDFLEPYYEGPTKVFDSRVEEGQGKHFRAEEFNPYGSNTKIPKDFKDWASLDPADDTKGKNLMPAGVSVEELGSDQFIVSMGPQHPSTHGVFRMNLRVDGETIIGLKPVMGYMHRNHEKIGERNTFLMNFPFTDRLDYLTSMGNNFGYALAVEQLMGDDAKVPERAEYIRVIMAELTRVASHMWSIGFLLNDLGAFFTPALYAIEERELILDLFEWAAGSRMMCNYFRFGGVAFDLPKGWIERCRGTVFDRLDGKIDELDRFLSKNEILLDRCKGVGVLSSDQAINFSTAGPVLRASGVAYDIRRAAPYSIYDRFDFNVVTGTKGDLYDRYYVRLLEMRESVKILKQAIDQMPASGPILPGKKSYQIKVPAGEAYSRVENPKGELGFYVVADGSATAYRYHIRSPSFINLTALEQMCLGHTIADVVGILGSLDIVLGEVDR; this is encoded by the coding sequence GTGCCGGCCAACAAGCTCGTCGCCATCTCCACCTATCTGCGGGACCGCAACTCGATCCTGTACGACTACCTCGTCAGTCTTCAGAGCGTCCATTACGAAGACTGCATCGAGGTCAGCTACCAGCTCGACAGCACCACCCAGCCGGGCAACCTGATCGTCCTCCGGGTCCGGACGTCGCAGGTCGAGGGCGAGGGCGAGGTCCCGTCGGTCATCTCCGTCTGGCGCGGGGCCGACCTCCAGGAACGCGAAGTCTACGACATGATGGGCGTCCGGTTCGCCGGCCACCCCGAGCTGAAGCGCATCCTGATGTGGGACGGCTACGCCTACTTCCCGCTCCGCAAGGACTTCCTCGAGCCGTACTACGAAGGGCCGACGAAGGTCTTCGACAGCCGGGTGGAAGAGGGCCAAGGCAAGCATTTCCGCGCCGAGGAGTTCAACCCCTACGGGTCGAACACCAAGATCCCCAAGGACTTCAAGGACTGGGCCTCGCTCGACCCGGCCGACGACACCAAGGGCAAGAACCTGATGCCCGCGGGGGTCTCGGTCGAGGAGCTGGGAAGCGACCAGTTCATCGTCAGCATGGGCCCGCAGCACCCGAGCACCCACGGGGTGTTCCGGATGAACCTGAGGGTCGACGGCGAGACGATCATCGGCCTGAAGCCCGTCATGGGCTACATGCACCGCAACCACGAGAAGATCGGCGAGCGCAACACGTTCCTGATGAACTTCCCGTTCACCGACCGGCTCGACTACCTGACGAGCATGGGCAACAACTTCGGCTACGCCCTGGCCGTCGAGCAGCTCATGGGCGACGACGCCAAGGTGCCCGAGCGGGCCGAGTATATCCGGGTCATCATGGCCGAGCTGACCCGCGTGGCCAGCCACATGTGGTCGATCGGCTTCCTGCTGAACGACCTGGGCGCCTTCTTCACGCCGGCCCTCTACGCGATCGAGGAGCGCGAGCTGATCCTCGACCTCTTCGAGTGGGCGGCCGGCAGCCGGATGATGTGCAACTACTTCCGGTTCGGCGGGGTCGCCTTTGACCTCCCCAAGGGCTGGATCGAGCGCTGCCGCGGCACCGTCTTCGACCGACTCGATGGCAAGATCGACGAGCTTGACCGGTTCCTGTCCAAGAACGAGATCTTGCTCGACCGTTGCAAGGGTGTCGGCGTCCTGAGCTCCGACCAGGCGATCAATTTCTCGACCGCCGGCCCCGTGCTGCGTGCCTCGGGCGTGGCGTATGACATCCGCCGGGCGGCCCCGTATAGCATCTACGATCGGTTCGACTTCAACGTGGTGACCGGGACCAAGGGCGACCTGTACGACCGCTACTATGTCCGGCTGCTCGAGATGCGCGAGAGCGTCAAGATCCTCAAGCAGGCCATCGACCAGATGCCCGCCTCGGGGCCGATCCTGCCGGGCAAGAAGAGCTATCAGATCAAGGTCCCGGCGGGCGAGGCTTACTCCCGGGTCGAGAACCCCAAGGGCGAACTCGGCTTCTACGTGGTGGCCGACGGCTCGGCGACCGCGTACCGCTACCACATCCGCAGCCCAAGCTTCATCAACCTGACCGCGCTCGAGCAGATGTGCCTGGGCCACACGATCGCCGACGTCGTCGGCATCCTGGGCAGCCTGGACATCGTGCTGGGCGAGGTCGATCGCTGA
- the nuoH gene encoding NADH-quinone oxidoreductase subunit NuoH, with the protein MNFATDWPATLLWAQQSQLDSVPWIKWILVVLVVFLGIFPGIVAYMVWGERKVAARFQDRIGPNRVGPLGLLQPIADAIKLIIKEDIVPRSADQFVHLLAPVIMIVGAFLGLAVIPFGIGLAAVNPPSGLLYLIAASSLSSLGIFLAGWSSRNKYSLLGAMRAVAQLVSYEIPQVLATVPVVLWAGSLSMVTIFEQQLVHGWNIASPPGFLAFMIMTIASIAEVNRAPFDLPEAESEIIAGYHTEYSGMRFGLFFLAEYLSIFGVSCLGTALFLGGGALPFLDVTEIFGRGDTWGAFLVVNSIFLASFAVKVSGYIFAMFWIRATLPRLRVDRLMNFAWKFLVPLCLINILIAAIWYECVIRPGSPNYLLGWAITGPLVILAYVGMAAINRLGRPAVPNVAPKPYLGLVAVPGAR; encoded by the coding sequence TTGAATTTCGCGACCGACTGGCCCGCGACTCTCCTCTGGGCCCAGCAGAGCCAGCTCGACTCGGTCCCCTGGATCAAGTGGATCCTGGTCGTGCTGGTCGTCTTCCTCGGCATCTTCCCCGGCATCGTCGCCTACATGGTCTGGGGCGAGCGCAAGGTGGCTGCGCGGTTCCAGGACCGGATCGGTCCCAACCGGGTCGGCCCCCTGGGCCTCTTGCAGCCGATCGCCGACGCCATCAAGCTGATCATCAAGGAAGACATCGTCCCCAGGTCGGCCGACCAGTTCGTCCACCTGCTGGCGCCCGTGATCATGATCGTCGGGGCCTTCCTCGGGCTGGCGGTCATCCCGTTCGGCATCGGCCTGGCCGCGGTGAACCCCCCGTCGGGCTTGCTCTACCTGATCGCGGCCTCAAGCCTCTCGTCGCTGGGCATCTTCCTGGCCGGCTGGTCGAGCCGCAATAAATACTCGCTGCTGGGGGCGATGCGGGCGGTGGCCCAGCTCGTCTCCTACGAGATCCCGCAGGTGCTGGCCACCGTGCCGGTGGTGCTCTGGGCGGGCAGCCTGAGCATGGTCACCATCTTCGAGCAGCAGCTCGTCCACGGCTGGAACATCGCCTCGCCCCCCGGTTTCCTCGCCTTCATGATCATGACCATCGCCAGCATCGCCGAGGTGAACCGGGCCCCGTTCGACCTGCCCGAGGCCGAGTCGGAGATCATCGCCGGCTACCACACCGAGTACTCGGGCATGCGGTTCGGCCTCTTCTTCCTGGCCGAATATCTGAGCATCTTCGGCGTGAGCTGCCTGGGGACGGCCCTATTCCTGGGAGGCGGGGCGCTGCCGTTCCTCGACGTCACTGAGATCTTCGGTCGCGGCGACACCTGGGGCGCGTTCCTGGTGGTCAACTCGATCTTCCTCGCGAGCTTCGCCGTGAAGGTCTCGGGCTATATCTTCGCCATGTTCTGGATCCGGGCGACGCTCCCCAGGCTCCGGGTCGACCGCCTGATGAACTTCGCCTGGAAGTTCCTCGTGCCGCTCTGCCTGATCAACATCCTGATCGCGGCGATCTGGTACGAATGCGTCATCCGGCCCGGGTCGCCCAACTACCTGCTCGGCTGGGCGATCACCGGCCCGCTGGTCATCCTCGCCTACGTCGGCATGGCCGCGATCAACCGCCTCGGCCGTCCTGCGGTGCCCAACGTCGCCCCGAAGCCGTATCTCGGCCTCGTCGCCGTGCCGGGAGCTCGCTGA
- a CDS encoding NADH-quinone oxidoreductase subunit N — protein sequence MSRLPFMTDFVFLIPHTVLAAVGLLVLVVDFSLLRNTPPAQRNRVLGTLSLLGIVATLFLAAPFVSTRLSYEKPFFLGLNLNLNADPLLFMGTISGDLAVAWFNVIILAMLALVVILSMGWDFTRDWGEYYALLLWATVGMLFLVAAEELLTLFLALEMMTICLYLLTAIQKDKRRSVEGGLKYFVYGSVSSALFLFGLSLIYGLTGTTRLPAIAVALTPKSGEMAGLGGNIAAATAVLMILVGFGFKIAAVPFHQWAPDAYEGAPAPVAAWVATGSKVASFIAMMKVMLYALGPWSYGAASELSPGWIGIVAVISAATMTYGNFAALAQTNFKRMLAYSSIAHAGYMLVGVLAAGISVRGNEATGAVLFYLVIYGFSNIGAFAVAAWLAKERGTDEIDDLNGVGQTYPILGVCMVLLMLSLIGMPPLAGFNAKIFMFSEALNDGGEKGRLAFRWLVALGLFNSVVSAFYYVRVLRAMFLRPPGPLPMRPTPATIRIPVLVATVIVTAFGLYPAPLLDAMTTAAEPMLITGTQVIQFLDEPAPVDALNEPPAVRKVTIR from the coding sequence ATGTCCAGGCTGCCCTTCATGACCGACTTCGTGTTCCTGATCCCCCACACGGTCCTGGCCGCCGTGGGGCTGCTGGTGCTCGTCGTCGACTTCAGCCTGCTGCGCAACACGCCTCCGGCGCAGCGCAACCGGGTCCTCGGCACGCTGTCGCTGCTCGGCATCGTGGCGACCCTGTTCCTGGCCGCCCCCTTCGTCTCGACCCGGCTCAGCTACGAGAAGCCATTCTTCCTCGGGCTCAACCTGAATCTCAACGCCGACCCGCTGCTGTTCATGGGCACGATCTCGGGCGACCTGGCCGTCGCCTGGTTCAACGTCATCATCCTCGCCATGCTGGCCCTGGTGGTCATCCTGTCGATGGGCTGGGACTTCACCCGCGACTGGGGCGAGTACTACGCCCTGCTGCTCTGGGCGACCGTGGGCATGCTCTTCCTCGTCGCGGCCGAGGAGTTGCTGACCCTCTTCCTCGCGCTCGAGATGATGACCATCTGCCTGTACCTGCTCACGGCCATCCAGAAGGACAAGCGGCGCTCGGTCGAGGGGGGCCTGAAATACTTCGTCTACGGCAGCGTCTCCTCGGCGCTCTTCCTCTTCGGCCTGAGCTTGATTTACGGTCTGACCGGCACGACCAGGCTTCCGGCCATCGCGGTGGCGCTGACTCCCAAGTCGGGCGAGATGGCCGGCCTGGGCGGGAACATCGCCGCCGCGACGGCGGTCCTGATGATCCTGGTCGGCTTCGGCTTCAAGATCGCCGCCGTGCCGTTCCACCAATGGGCTCCCGACGCCTACGAGGGGGCACCGGCACCGGTCGCGGCCTGGGTCGCCACGGGGTCGAAGGTCGCCAGCTTCATCGCCATGATGAAGGTGATGCTTTACGCCCTGGGCCCATGGTCTTATGGCGCCGCCAGCGAGCTGAGCCCCGGCTGGATTGGCATCGTTGCGGTCATCTCCGCGGCGACCATGACCTACGGAAACTTCGCCGCGCTTGCGCAGACGAACTTCAAGCGGATGCTGGCCTACTCGTCGATCGCCCACGCCGGCTACATGCTCGTCGGCGTGCTGGCCGCCGGGATCTCGGTGCGGGGGAATGAGGCGACCGGCGCGGTGCTCTTCTACCTGGTCATCTACGGGTTCAGCAACATCGGCGCCTTCGCCGTCGCCGCCTGGCTGGCCAAGGAGCGGGGTACCGACGAGATCGACGACCTGAATGGCGTCGGCCAGACGTATCCGATCCTCGGCGTATGCATGGTCTTGCTGATGCTCTCGCTGATCGGCATGCCGCCGCTTGCGGGCTTCAACGCCAAGATCTTCATGTTCAGCGAGGCGCTCAATGACGGCGGCGAGAAGGGCCGGCTGGCCTTCCGCTGGCTCGTCGCCCTCGGCCTGTTCAACAGCGTCGTCTCGGCGTTCTACTACGTCCGGGTCCTCAGGGCGATGTTCCTGCGCCCGCCCGGTCCGCTGCCGATGAGGCCCACTCCGGCGACCATCCGGATCCCGGTCCTCGTGGCCACGGTGATCGTGACGGCCTTCGGTCTCTACCCGGCCCCTCTGCTCGACGCCATGACCACCGCGGCCGAGCCCATGCTCATCACCGGAACCCAGGTCATCCAGTTCCTCGACGAACCGGCCCCGGTCGACGCCTTGAATGAACCCCCGGCAGTCCGAAAGGTCACGATTCGGTAG
- a CDS encoding NADH-quinone oxidoreductase subunit J, which produces MIRIVFGVFAGLGLLSALGVVLARNLVHAALFLVAFFFIVACQFLLLEAEFIAAVQVLIYIGAVAILMMFGIMLTRNIQGDDTTIVPRGWKIPAALVAFGVVAILFIGIGDQKGDGLTASWSDTTERPSILPQDGRDKTPQALAINDMGKAIGVEMMTRYVVPFELAGLLLTAAVVGAIALAKPEDTDAVMPLSNAEEIARSPLSRGIDKGVPAELVASSVADDGSI; this is translated from the coding sequence GTGATCCGCATCGTGTTCGGCGTCTTCGCTGGCCTGGGTTTGCTCTCGGCCCTGGGCGTCGTGCTGGCCCGGAACCTCGTCCACGCGGCGCTGTTCCTGGTCGCCTTCTTCTTCATCGTCGCCTGCCAGTTCCTGCTGCTGGAGGCCGAGTTCATCGCCGCCGTGCAGGTCCTGATCTACATCGGCGCGGTCGCGATCCTGATGATGTTCGGGATCATGCTCACGCGAAACATCCAGGGGGACGACACGACCATCGTCCCGCGCGGGTGGAAGATCCCGGCGGCGCTCGTCGCCTTCGGTGTCGTCGCCATCCTGTTCATCGGCATCGGCGACCAGAAGGGTGACGGGCTGACCGCCTCCTGGTCGGACACGACCGAACGCCCGTCGATCCTGCCGCAGGACGGCCGCGACAAGACCCCGCAAGCCCTGGCCATCAACGACATGGGCAAGGCGATCGGCGTCGAGATGATGACCCGATACGTCGTCCCGTTCGAGCTGGCCGGCCTGCTGCTGACGGCCGCCGTCGTCGGTGCGATCGCCCTGGCGAAGCCCGAGGACACGGACGCGGTGATGCCCCTCTCCAACGCCGAGGAAATCGCCCGGTCGCCGCTTTCCAGGGGGATCGACAAGGGGGTGCCGGCCGAGCTGGTTGCCTCCTCGGTCGCCGACGACGGCTCGATCTGA
- a CDS encoding nucleoside deaminase: protein MPTRDTTDDLPESIRDRLPELMRAAVAQGRIGDDPFGCVLAALDDGRIVLEAGNSAGGDPTAHAEMNALRRAAERGLDPTSLALISTAEPCPMCMAASWWAKVPVVVFGTSIESLIRFGWTQVDLASGEILRLARGGPTIQLVGGVLTAETDPLYSGGPRSKARPGGHLPGSSGTL from the coding sequence ATGCCGACCCGCGACACCACCGACGACCTGCCCGAATCGATCCGCGACAGGCTTCCCGAATTGATGCGGGCGGCCGTCGCGCAGGGTCGAATTGGCGACGACCCGTTCGGTTGCGTGCTCGCGGCCCTCGATGACGGCCGGATCGTGCTGGAGGCGGGCAACTCGGCCGGCGGCGATCCCACCGCGCACGCCGAGATGAACGCCCTGAGGCGTGCCGCCGAACGCGGCCTCGACCCGACGTCGTTGGCCTTGATCTCCACCGCCGAGCCATGCCCGATGTGCATGGCCGCGTCGTGGTGGGCGAAGGTGCCCGTCGTCGTCTTCGGCACATCGATCGAGTCGCTCATCCGGTTCGGCTGGACTCAGGTCGATCTTGCTTCGGGCGAGATCCTCCGGTTGGCCCGCGGCGGGCCCACGATCCAACTCGTCGGGGGTGTCTTGACGGCCGAGACCGATCCTCTTTATTCGGGCGGACCGCGATCGAAGGCCAGGCCCGGTGGCCACTTGCCCGGCTCGTCCGGCACCTTGTAA
- a CDS encoding response regulator: MERRGTILLVEDEAILRRLVAEYLRIERFVVVEAADGQEAIERYDDSGPFDVVLCDLNLPRRSGVEVSRWIKARCPSQGLIICSAAVQGEAEGMLRSVGVDRFLSKPFLPSELVRQVGAETSASRGRVARGIAGDLRLN, translated from the coding sequence ATGGAACGGCGCGGAACGATCTTGCTCGTCGAGGATGAAGCGATCCTCCGGCGGCTCGTCGCCGAGTATCTCCGGATCGAGCGTTTCGTGGTCGTCGAAGCCGCCGATGGGCAAGAAGCCATCGAACGTTACGACGATTCCGGACCCTTCGACGTCGTGCTCTGCGACCTGAACCTCCCCCGTCGCAGCGGCGTTGAGGTGAGCCGCTGGATCAAGGCACGCTGCCCGTCTCAGGGCCTGATCATTTGCAGTGCGGCCGTCCAGGGCGAGGCTGAGGGGATGCTTCGTTCGGTCGGGGTCGACCGCTTCCTGAGCAAGCCGTTCCTCCCCTCGGAGCTGGTCCGGCAGGTGGGAGCTGAGACGTCCGCCTCACGTGGTCGCGTGGCGCGTGGTATTGCGGGCGATCTGCGACTAAACTAG
- a CDS encoding NADH-quinone oxidoreductase subunit A, whose amino-acid sequence MIILNYVFIGMLLIGAIGFALSPIVLVSIVAPRKRFRTKSDIYECGLRTTGETWVRFRIQYYIYALMFVIFDVETVFLYPWAVAYGGLGWFALVEMIIFLFMLSVGLIYAWAKGVLRWV is encoded by the coding sequence ATGATTATTCTGAACTACGTGTTCATCGGAATGCTGCTGATCGGCGCCATCGGGTTCGCCCTGTCGCCGATCGTGCTCGTCTCAATCGTGGCGCCCCGCAAGCGGTTCCGGACCAAGTCCGACATCTACGAGTGCGGGCTGCGGACCACGGGCGAGACCTGGGTCCGGTTCCGGATCCAGTATTACATCTATGCGTTGATGTTCGTGATCTTCGACGTCGAGACGGTGTTCCTCTACCCCTGGGCGGTCGCCTACGGCGGCCTCGGTTGGTTCGCCCTCGTCGAGATGATCATCTTCCTATTCATGCTCTCAGTCGGCCTGATCTATGCGTGGGCCAAGGGCGTCCTGCGCTGGGTCTGA